The following DNA comes from Streptomyces sp. NBC_00690.
CGGGATGCGCACCTCGCTGTACATGGCGCTCGTCCTCACCTTCCTCTGTGTCCTCACGGGCGTGGTCATCGGCATGGTGAGCGGCTACTTCGGTGGCAAGGTCGACTACTGGCTCGGACGGACCACGGACTTCTTCCTGGCCTTCCCCAGCCAGCTGTTCTTCATCGCCTTCATGCCCGTGGTCACCGCGCTGTTCGTCTCCCCGACGGACGAGACGCCCACCTATCTGCGCGCGGTCGTGATGATCCTCGTGCTCTGGTTCTTGGGCTGGATGGGCATGGCCCGTCTGGTGCGCAGCTCCGTACTGTCCCTGCGTGAGCGGGAGTTCGTGGAGGCCGCCAAGGTCTCCGGCGCCTCCCGGTGGCGGATCGTCCGCAAGGAGATCCTGCCCAACATCGTCACCCCGATTCTGGTCCAGGGCACCTATCAGCTGCCCAGCTCCATCCTGACCATCGCCTTCCTCTCGTACGTGGGCGTGGGCTTTGTGGAGCCGACCCCCGACTGGGGCCGGATGTTCGCCACGGGATCTGAGATCTACGAGCAGAACCCGGCGTTCATGTTCTTCCCGGGCGTCGCCATGGTGGTGTTCGTCCTTGCGTTCAACCTTCTCGGCGACTCAGTCCGGGACGCGTTCGACCCCAAGACCGGACGGTGACGTCCAAGGGCGAGGGTGACTGCCGCCCTCGCGCCGGGCAACCGGACGGTCAGGCAGCTCTTGATGAATGACAAAGGACAGGTAGGTGCATCGAGCATCATGAAGCCCATTCGTTCGCGCTCAGCGCGCGTCATAGTCGTCGCCGCCGCGGCCGGCTCCCTGGCGCTCACCGGCTGCTCCAAGGACAGCGGTTCCACCAAGGACGAGTCGAAGTCCAAGAAGGACGCCGCCGCGCAGTCCACGCCGGTTCAGTACGGAGACGCTGCCGCGTCCAACGGACCCGCGGCCCCGGTGCCCGGTGCCAAGAACGGCGGCACCATCAATGTCTACATGCAGTCCGACCTGAGCCACATGGACCCGGGTCAGATCTACGTCAGCGACGCCGGTCAGTTCTCCAACCTGATCCACCGTGGCCTGACCAACTTCCAGGAGGACGACAAGGGCAACCTGACGGTCGTCGGTGACGTTGCCACCGACTCCGGTCAGTCGTCCAACGGCGGCAAGACCTGGACGTTCAAGCTCAAGGACGGCGTCAAGGACGACAAGGGCAACGTGATCACGTCTGCCGACGTCCGCCACACCATCGAGCGTCTGTACTCGAAGGTCATCTTCGACGGCCCCACCTTCGTCCAGACCTGGCTCTCGGGCGCGAAGTACCGTGACGCGCTGCCGGACGGCCCCTACAAGGGCAAGCACCTGCCCGACACCGTGCTCGCGACGCCGGACGCCAAGACGGTCGTCTTCAACTTCACCGACCCGCAGCCCGACCTCCCGCAGGCGCTGGCCATGGCCGGTTACAGCATCGTGCCCGCGAAGGCGGACACGAAGGAGAAGTACGACAAGGCTCCCGCCTCGCTCGGCCCGTACAAGCTGGCCGAGTACAAGGCCGGCAAGTCGATGAAGCTGGTGAAGAACACCAACTGGGACCCGAAGACCGACGCGGTCCGCCACCAGTACGTCGACGCTTACAACTTCACCACCACCATCGACCAGCCCAGCCAGACCAAGCGTCTGATCGCTGACCAGGGCGATGCGAAGAACGCGATCCAGTTCACGGACTCGGTCGACCCGGCGCAGATGCGTGACGTCATCACCAACGCGAAGGTCAACAAGCGCACGGTCAAGGGCTACCAGCCCTACGTGTGGCAGATGACCTTCAACCTGGACCGGCTGAAGGACAAGAAGGTCCGCGACGCCATCACCTACGCGCTGCCCAACCAGCGCATGATCCAGGCTGACGGTGGCAAGTACGGCGGCGAACTGGCGGGCGGTCTGTTCGCGCCGACCCTGCCCGGCTACGACCCGACGTACGACCCCTTCGGCAAGCAGAAGAAGCCCAACGGTGACCCCGCGAAGGCCAAGGAGCTGCTGAAGGAGGCGGGCGTCGCCAAGGGCACGAAGCTCAGCTACGCGTACTCCAACACCCCGCGTGGGCAGAAGCAGATGGTCATCATCAAGGAGGCCCTGAACGCCGTCGGTTTCGACGTCCAGGCCAAGGAGATCGACCGCGCCTCGTTCTACGAGCAGATCGGCAAGGTCAACAACAGCTTTGACCTCTACATGACCGGTTGGGGCCAGGACTGGCCGTCCCCCGCCACGGTCGTGACCCCGGTCTACGACGGTGACCTGGTCTCCGACGGTGGTTCGAACTACTCGCACATCAAGGACGAGCAGGTCACCAAGGGCATCGACGAGGCCCTGAAGCTGGCCCCCGAGGCTGCTGCCAAGAAGTGGGAGGAGATCCACCACCGCGTCGTGGAGGAGATCAACCCGGCTGCTCCGGTCTACTACTCGAAGCAGATCCAGCTCTCCGGCTCGAACGTCGGTGGCGCCAAGTACAGCACTGAGTCGAGCTACATCGACATCAACGACCTGTACCTGATCAACCCGTAACAACCCCGCACGGATGATCCTTGGGGGTGCGCGCCAGGCGGAGCGCACCCCCAAGGGCCCACGTATGTCACCCCCCGCCGCCTTTCCCAAGAGAGCAGCCTCCCGAGATGCTTCAGTTCCTCATCCGCAGGTTGACCGGCGCAGTCGCGATCATGTTCTTGATCGCTGCGTTCACGTTCTTCCTTTTCTATACAATTCCTCAGGACTTCGCCGAACTCGCCTGCGGCAAGACCTGCACGAAGGAGAACATCGCGGTCATCCGCGAGAACCTCGGGCTGGACAAGCCCATCACCGCCCAGTTCTGGGAGTTCATGGGCGGGATCGTCTCCGGTCGGGACTTCGCCGTGGGTCACTGCCCCGCGCCGTGCCTGGGCGTTTCCTTCTCCTCGCAAGAGTTCGTCTGGGACTCGATCATGGACCGCTTCCCGCTGACGCTCTCCCTGACCGTCGGCGGCCTGGTCATCTTCCTGACCCTGGGTCTCGGTGCAGGTCTGCTCGCCGCCTGGAAGCGCGGCACGGTGATCGACAAGATCGTCAGCGGCACGTCGATGCTGCTCAGCTCGTTCCAGATCTACTTCCTCGGCCCGATCGTCCTCGGCATCATGGTCTACAGCACGGGTTGGATGGAGAACCCGTCGTATGTCCCGTTCACTGAGGACCCGGTCGGCTGGGTGGTCGGACTGCTCATCCCCTGGGCCGTGATGGCGACCATCTTCACCGCTCAGTACACGCGTATGGCGCGCTCGACCATGATCGAGCAACTTCAGGAGGAACACGTCCGCACGGCCCGCGCGAAGGGCATGAAGCAGCGGTACGTATTCTTCCGTTACGCCTGGCGCGGTTCCCTGACGCCTATCGTCACGATTCTCGGCATGGACCTCAGCGGCCTCCTCGCGGGCGCCGTCGTGACCGAGTTCACCTTCGACCTGCCGGGCATCGGACGGCTGGCCGTGAACTCGTCACTGGACAAGGACCTGCCGCTGACGATGGGCGTGATGCTGTTCGGAGCCTTCTTCATCCTGCTCCTGAACATCCTCGTGGACCTCGCCTACGCCTACATCGACCCGCGCGTACGCCTCGCCTAGGAGAACGACCGTGACCACTCTGACCAAGACCGAAGACACACCGGCCCCGACCGGGCCGGGGGCCTTCCTCTCGGTCCGCGACCTGCGGGTGCGGTTCTCCACCGAGGACGGCATCGTCAACGCGGTTGACGGCCTCTCCTTCGACGTCGAACGCGGCAAGACGCTGGGCATCGTGGGCGAGTCGGGCTCCGGCAAGTCCGTGACCAACCTGACCATCCTCGGTCTGCACAACCGCAAGAGCACCGCGATCGACGGGGAGATCCACCTCGACGGCCAGGAACTGCTGGACACTCCTGAGCGGCAGATGGAGAAGCTCCGCGGCAACAAGGTCGCGATGATCTTCCAGGACCCGCTGACGGCCCTCTCCCCGTACTACACGGTGGGCCGCCAGATCGCGGAGCCGTACATGAAGCACACCGGCGCCTCCAAGAAGGAGGCGAAGGCCCGGGCGATCGAGATGCTCGACAAGGTCGGCATCCCGCAGCCCGCGACGCGCTTCAACGACTACCCGCACCAGTTCTCCGGCGGTATGCGCCAGCGCGCCATGATCGCGATGGCGCTGATCTGCGACCCTGACCTGCTGATCGCGGACGAGCCGACCACCGCGCTCGACGTGACCGTGCAGGCCCAGATCCTCGACCTTCTCAAGGAACTCCAGCAGGAGATGGGTTCCGCGATCATCTTCATCACCCACGACCTGGGCGTCATCGCCAACATGGCGGACGACCTGCTGGTGATGTACGCGGGTCGGGCCGTTGAGCGCGGCACCGTCCGTGAGGTGCTCCAGTCGCCGAAGCACCCCTACACCTGGGGTCTGCTCAGCTCGATGCCGCGTCTGTCCAGCCCTCTCGACGAGGCGCTGATGCCGATCCCCGGTTCGCCGCCGAGCCTGCTCAACCCGCCGTCCGGTTGCCCCTTCCACCCGCGCTGTGTCTTCAAGGACCAGGTCAGCGGTGGACTGTGCTCGGGCGAGCGCCCGGCGCTCGCCGAGGGGCGCGCTTCGGCCTGCCACCTCACGGGGGACCAGAAGCAGTCCATCTTCATCGATCAGATCAAGCCCCGGCTCGGCTAGGGAGACGCAGACATGAGCGAGAACGTCACTCTGCCGCAACAGCAGGGAACACAGAAGCCCAAGACCACCAGTGAGCCCCTGCTCACGGTCGAAGGGTTGACCAAGCACTTCCCGATCTACGGTGGCTTCCCCATCAAGCGCCAGGTCGGTGCGGTCAAGGCCGTCGATGGTGTTGACCTCACCGTCCATGCCGGTGAGAGCCTCGGTCTCGTCGGCGAGTCCGGATGTGGCAAGTCCACCACCGGTCGGCTGATCACCAAGCTGATGGACCCCACCGCCGGCAAGATCACCTACGCCGGTACGGACATCACGTACGCCAGTCGCAAGCAGATGGCGCCGGTGCGGTCCGAGATCCAGATGATCTTCCAGGACCCGTACTCGTCGCTGAACCCGCGGCAGACCGTCGGCACGATCATCAAGTCGCCGATGGAGGTCAACGGGATCAACCCGCCCGGTGGGCGGGAGGCCCGCGTTCGGGAACTGCTGGAGACCGTGGGTCTCAACCCGGAGCACTACAACCGCTTCCCGCACGAGTTCTCCGGCGGTCAGCGGCAGCGCATCGGCGTGGCCCGGGCCCTGGCGCTCGAACCGAAGCTGATCGTCGCCGACGAACCGGTCTCCGCGCTCGACGTGTCGATCCAGGCGCAGGTCGTCAATCTGCTCAAGAAGGTCCAGGACGAGTTGGGGATCGCCTTCCTCTTCATCGCCCACGACCTCGCCGTCGTACGCCACTTCTCCCAGCGCGTGGCCGTGATGTACCTGGGCAAGGTGATGGAGGTCGCCGACCGCGAATCCCTCTACACCCGGCCGCGTCACCCCTACACCCACGCGCTGCTCTCGGCCGTGCCCGAGGCCGACGTCGACTCCTCGAAGAAGGAGCGGATCCGCCTCCACGGCGACGTTCCCTCGCCGATCATGCCGCCGTCCGGCTGCCGCTTCCGCACCCGCTGCTGGAAGGCGCAGGACAAGTGCGCGACGGACGAGCCGCCCTTGGTGCAGATCGCCGGCAGTGACGACGGTCATCTGACCGCGTGCCACTTCCCGGAGGCGCCCTCGATCGCGGCCCGCAAGGAGGACGTGGTGATGGACCCGGCGCTCGTCGCGCTGGAGGACAGCCGCGCCACGGACTGAGTTCCGTGTGGTGAAGGCCCCGGACAACCACCAGCACTTAAGGGGGGGCCGGGGCCTTCACTGCGCCCCGACCGTCGTGCTCCCGCCCGGTGGGCTGTCCCGGGCGGAAAACGCGTTGCACCGGCCCTGCCGTGCAACGGACCCTGAGCGGATGGAAGAACTGACCGTCCGGCCGGCCGTCCCCTCTGACGCGCCCGAGATCTGCCGACTGCTCAACGCCGTGGACCTCGCCGAGATCGGGCGCGAGGAGACGGACCTGCACGAGGTGGAGGCCGACCTCACCCACCCCGAAGCCGCACTGGAGGAGAACTCCTGGCTCGCCTTCCGTGCCGGAGAACTCGTCGGCTACGGGCTGATGTGGGACGACTCCGGGGCCGAGCGCATCGACATGGACCAGTACATACGCCCCGGCGACCAGGATGCGGGGGAGCGGCTGCTCGATCTGATGGAGGCGCACGCCGTGCGCCGGGCTGCGGGCAACGGCGCGGCGAAGGCCGTCGTCCACATGCACCTCAATGTGCGTCCCACCCTCGATCCGGCGATCCTGGTCGATCGCGGCTGGCACACGGTGCGCCGCTACCACGCACTCACCCGGATGTTGTCCTCCTCGGTCGACCAGGTGCCCGAGCCGCGCCAGGGGCTCACCCTGCGTTCCTGCGAGCAGGAGTCCGACCGCAGGTTGGCGCACCAGTTGATCGAGGAGACGTTCGCCGACCACTTCGACCACCAGACCCGTAGCTACGAGCAGTGGCTCGCCGACCGGGGGGCCCACATCGACTGGTCCCTGGTGTGGATCGCCTCCCTCCCCGGGATGGGTGACGTCGCGGTGGCGCTCACCCGCAACGACCGGGAGAGCACCGGGTGGATCAGCTATCTGGGTGTGCGCAAGGAGTTCCGGGGGCGGGGCGTCGCGGGCCATCTGCTGCGCCATGCGTTCGGGGTGTACGCGGAACTGGGACGCGACCGCATCGGTCTCGGCGTGGACACCGACAACGAGACGGGCGCCCTGAGGCTCTATGAGGCGCACGGCATGACGACCCACTTTGCGGTGAACACCTGGGAGGTCACCCTGCCGGTCGGCTCATAGTGGTGTGCGTCCCCCGGAGACGCTCGCATCCGTCGGTTCGCCTCTCGCGCAACGGGTGGTGAGCCGCGGGCGGGGTGCCTTCCCTCCGCGGGATGCGTCTTCCCGCCGACGGAGTGCCTTCCTGTCGACCGGGTGCCTTCCTGCCGATCTGACCCGTCCGGAGGGAGCGAACTCGTCCGGACGGCCGCGGCTGGCGTGCAGAATCGCCCTAAATAGGGTGATATCCGTTCTAAGTGAGACTTAGGACATGGGAGGCACTCCATGCGTGGAGCCACGCACGCCAAATGGGTCGTAGGCGCGGTCGTGGTCGCCCTTGCGGCGACCGCCTGCGGCGGGGGCGGCGACAGCGGTGGCGGCGGTGGCGCAGACGGAATCGTCAGTGCCTCCTGGGGCGATCCGCAGAACCCACTGGAGCCCGCGAACACCAACGAGGTCCAGGGCGGCAAGGTCCTCGACATGCTCTTTCGGGGACTGAAGCGGTACGACCCCAAGACCGGCGAAGCCCAGGACATGCTCGCCGAGAAGATCGACACCACCGACTCGATCAACTTCACCATCACCGTCAAGGACGGCTGGACCTTCAGCAACGGCGAGGCGGTCACCGCCAAGTCCTTCGTCGACGCCTGGAACTACGGCGCCGACCTGCGCAACAACCAGCGCAACGCCTACTTCTTCGGCTACATCGAGGGGTACGACAAGCTCCACCCCGACTCGGGGCAGCCGACCGCCAAGACCCTGACCGGCCTCAAGGTCACCGGCGATCGGACCTTCACGGTCAAGCTCACCCAGAAGTTCTCCACCTGGCCGGAGACCCTCGGGTACGCGGCCTTCGCCCCACTGCCCCAGGCGTTCTTCGACGACCACGACTCCTGGCTCGCGAAGCCCGTGGGCAACGGCCCGTACTCCGTGGACTCCTACTCCCGGGGCTCGCAGATGTCCCTGCGGAAGTGGGACGACTACCCCGGATCGGACAAGGCGGAGAACGGCGGTGTCGACCTCAAGGTCTACACCGACAACAACACCGCCTACACCGATCTGACCGCCGGCAATCTCGACCTCGTCGACGACGTCCCTGCCTCCCAGTTGAAGAACGTCAAGGCCGACCTCGGCGACCGCTACATCAACACCCCCGCGGGCATCATCCAGACCCTCGCCTTCCCCTTCTACGACGACGCGTGGAACGGGCCGGACAGCGACAAGCTCCGCACCGGGCTCTCGAAGGCGATCAACCGCCAGCAGATCACCGACACCATCTTCCAAAAGACGCGCACGCCCGCCAAGGACTGGACCTCGCCCGTCCTCGGTGAGGAGGGCGGATTCAGCGACACCCTGTGCGGCGACGCCTGCGAATACGACCCCGCCGCGGCGAAGAAGCTGGTCGAAGAGGGCGGCGGCATCCCCGGCGGCTCGCTGAAACTCTCGTACAACGCGGACACCGGCTCGCACAAGGACTGGGTCGACGCCGTCTGCAACAGCATCAACAACGCACTCGGCAACGACCGCGCCTGCGTCGGGAACCCCATCGGCACCTTCGCCGACTTCCGCAACCAGATCACCCAGTCCAAGATGCCCGGCCCCTTCCGGGCCGGCTGGCAGATGGACTATCCGCTCATCCAGAACTTCCTCCAGCCGCTCTACTACACCAACGCCTCGTCCAACGACGGAAAGTGGAGCAACCCCGACTTCGACCGACTCGTCGACCAGGCCAACGCCGAGGCGGACACGGCGAAGGCGGTGGAGACCTTCCAACAGGCCGAAGAGGTCGTACGGGACCAGATGGCCGCCATTCCGCTCTGGTACCAGAACGGCAGCGCCGGCTACTCGACGCGCATCTCGAACGTGGAGCTGAACCCCTTCAGCGTCCCCGTCTACAACGAGATCAAGGTCAACTGACCGAGGCGGACGACCGGCCCGGTGTCCCGTACACCGGGCCGCACCGTTCCCCGGC
Coding sequences within:
- a CDS encoding ABC transporter ATP-binding protein, giving the protein MSENVTLPQQQGTQKPKTTSEPLLTVEGLTKHFPIYGGFPIKRQVGAVKAVDGVDLTVHAGESLGLVGESGCGKSTTGRLITKLMDPTAGKITYAGTDITYASRKQMAPVRSEIQMIFQDPYSSLNPRQTVGTIIKSPMEVNGINPPGGREARVRELLETVGLNPEHYNRFPHEFSGGQRQRIGVARALALEPKLIVADEPVSALDVSIQAQVVNLLKKVQDELGIAFLFIAHDLAVVRHFSQRVAVMYLGKVMEVADRESLYTRPRHPYTHALLSAVPEADVDSSKKERIRLHGDVPSPIMPPSGCRFRTRCWKAQDKCATDEPPLVQIAGSDDGHLTACHFPEAPSIAARKEDVVMDPALVALEDSRATD
- a CDS encoding peptide ABC transporter substrate-binding protein encodes the protein MRGATHAKWVVGAVVVALAATACGGGGDSGGGGGADGIVSASWGDPQNPLEPANTNEVQGGKVLDMLFRGLKRYDPKTGEAQDMLAEKIDTTDSINFTITVKDGWTFSNGEAVTAKSFVDAWNYGADLRNNQRNAYFFGYIEGYDKLHPDSGQPTAKTLTGLKVTGDRTFTVKLTQKFSTWPETLGYAAFAPLPQAFFDDHDSWLAKPVGNGPYSVDSYSRGSQMSLRKWDDYPGSDKAENGGVDLKVYTDNNTAYTDLTAGNLDLVDDVPASQLKNVKADLGDRYINTPAGIIQTLAFPFYDDAWNGPDSDKLRTGLSKAINRQQITDTIFQKTRTPAKDWTSPVLGEEGGFSDTLCGDACEYDPAAAKKLVEEGGGIPGGSLKLSYNADTGSHKDWVDAVCNSINNALGNDRACVGNPIGTFADFRNQITQSKMPGPFRAGWQMDYPLIQNFLQPLYYTNASSNDGKWSNPDFDRLVDQANAEADTAKAVETFQQAEEVVRDQMAAIPLWYQNGSAGYSTRISNVELNPFSVPVYNEIKVN
- a CDS encoding GNAT family N-acetyltransferase; translation: MEELTVRPAVPSDAPEICRLLNAVDLAEIGREETDLHEVEADLTHPEAALEENSWLAFRAGELVGYGLMWDDSGAERIDMDQYIRPGDQDAGERLLDLMEAHAVRRAAGNGAAKAVVHMHLNVRPTLDPAILVDRGWHTVRRYHALTRMLSSSVDQVPEPRQGLTLRSCEQESDRRLAHQLIEETFADHFDHQTRSYEQWLADRGAHIDWSLVWIASLPGMGDVAVALTRNDRESTGWISYLGVRKEFRGRGVAGHLLRHAFGVYAELGRDRIGLGVDTDNETGALRLYEAHGMTTHFAVNTWEVTLPVGS
- a CDS encoding ABC transporter permease, producing the protein MLQFLIRRLTGAVAIMFLIAAFTFFLFYTIPQDFAELACGKTCTKENIAVIRENLGLDKPITAQFWEFMGGIVSGRDFAVGHCPAPCLGVSFSSQEFVWDSIMDRFPLTLSLTVGGLVIFLTLGLGAGLLAAWKRGTVIDKIVSGTSMLLSSFQIYFLGPIVLGIMVYSTGWMENPSYVPFTEDPVGWVVGLLIPWAVMATIFTAQYTRMARSTMIEQLQEEHVRTARAKGMKQRYVFFRYAWRGSLTPIVTILGMDLSGLLAGAVVTEFTFDLPGIGRLAVNSSLDKDLPLTMGVMLFGAFFILLLNILVDLAYAYIDPRVRLA
- a CDS encoding ABC transporter permease; protein product: MTSPIETEASTASVALDKDTATKNDAADGVNLTGRSPGQLMWMRFKRDRVGVVSAVVVILFFVVSALAPVISKLYGKDPYTLYADKPGYEGLLDEFSLPVGAFGGISGDFWFGIEPNLGRDVFTMLLYGMRTSLYMALVLTFLCVLTGVVIGMVSGYFGGKVDYWLGRTTDFFLAFPSQLFFIAFMPVVTALFVSPTDETPTYLRAVVMILVLWFLGWMGMARLVRSSVLSLREREFVEAAKVSGASRWRIVRKEILPNIVTPILVQGTYQLPSSILTIAFLSYVGVGFVEPTPDWGRMFATGSEIYEQNPAFMFFPGVAMVVFVLAFNLLGDSVRDAFDPKTGR
- a CDS encoding ABC transporter ATP-binding protein, whose product is MTTLTKTEDTPAPTGPGAFLSVRDLRVRFSTEDGIVNAVDGLSFDVERGKTLGIVGESGSGKSVTNLTILGLHNRKSTAIDGEIHLDGQELLDTPERQMEKLRGNKVAMIFQDPLTALSPYYTVGRQIAEPYMKHTGASKKEAKARAIEMLDKVGIPQPATRFNDYPHQFSGGMRQRAMIAMALICDPDLLIADEPTTALDVTVQAQILDLLKELQQEMGSAIIFITHDLGVIANMADDLLVMYAGRAVERGTVREVLQSPKHPYTWGLLSSMPRLSSPLDEALMPIPGSPPSLLNPPSGCPFHPRCVFKDQVSGGLCSGERPALAEGRASACHLTGDQKQSIFIDQIKPRLG
- a CDS encoding ABC transporter substrate-binding protein, whose amino-acid sequence is MKPIRSRSARVIVVAAAAGSLALTGCSKDSGSTKDESKSKKDAAAQSTPVQYGDAAASNGPAAPVPGAKNGGTINVYMQSDLSHMDPGQIYVSDAGQFSNLIHRGLTNFQEDDKGNLTVVGDVATDSGQSSNGGKTWTFKLKDGVKDDKGNVITSADVRHTIERLYSKVIFDGPTFVQTWLSGAKYRDALPDGPYKGKHLPDTVLATPDAKTVVFNFTDPQPDLPQALAMAGYSIVPAKADTKEKYDKAPASLGPYKLAEYKAGKSMKLVKNTNWDPKTDAVRHQYVDAYNFTTTIDQPSQTKRLIADQGDAKNAIQFTDSVDPAQMRDVITNAKVNKRTVKGYQPYVWQMTFNLDRLKDKKVRDAITYALPNQRMIQADGGKYGGELAGGLFAPTLPGYDPTYDPFGKQKKPNGDPAKAKELLKEAGVAKGTKLSYAYSNTPRGQKQMVIIKEALNAVGFDVQAKEIDRASFYEQIGKVNNSFDLYMTGWGQDWPSPATVVTPVYDGDLVSDGGSNYSHIKDEQVTKGIDEALKLAPEAAAKKWEEIHHRVVEEINPAAPVYYSKQIQLSGSNVGGAKYSTESSYIDINDLYLINP